The Candidatus Omnitrophota bacterium DNA window CATAAGCGGGATAAAGTTCAGCGGCAACGGGCGTATAGCCGCCGCGAAACTCATGAAAAAGATACAGGTAAAAGAAGGCGACCTTCTTGACTTCAATATGCTGGGCCAGGACGTCATCAACATCAGGACGAACTATACCGAGCAGGGGTATAGCAACGCGCAGGTAGATTACAGGATAGAGACGGATCCCGATACGGGCGCGGCCGTAGTGGTATTTGTCATAGATGAAGGTATGCCGTTCAAGATAAGGAAGATCGGTTTCGAAGGCAACAAAAGTGTTAAAACAAGCGAACTATTGAGTTACATGTCCACTAAAACGGCATGGTGGTTCATACGTAAGGGGGCGTTCGACGAGGACGTGTTCAAGGAAGACCAGGAGAGGATACAGTCGGTATACCGCAGCAAGGGTTTTCTCGATGCCAAGGTGACAAGCCGGGTGGAATACTCGGAAGACGGGAAGAGCATATACCTGACCGTTATCGTGGATGAGGGCAAACAGTATTATGTAGGCGACCTGAAGCTGGTGGGTACGCTCGCTTTTCCGGAAGAAGATGTAATGGCGACATTGAAGATGAAGCCGGGAGACGCGTTCGATTATAAGCTCATAAAAGAGGATATGGATAACATAAGGGCCTTCTATTTCGACAGGGGATACATGAACGCGGAAGTGGACCTGCAGAACAAGTATAATCCCGTTACCGACAAGATGGACCTTATCTACAAGATAACGGCGCACGAAGAGGTGTATGTCGGAAAGGTCAACGTATTGGGCAATACGAAGACAAGGGATAAGGTCATACGCAGGGAGCTCAGGGTATATCCAGGAGAAATGTACAATGGTGAAAGACTAAAGACAAGTAAGGAGAGGATATATAACCTGGGATTTTTCGAGGATGTTTACCTGGAGACCGTGCCTACGGACAAAAGTAACGTTAAGGACCTGGATATTACGGTGAAGGAGACCAAGACCGGCGAGCTTTCTTTCGGTGGCGGATTCAGCTCGGTCGACGCCTTCATTGGCTTTGCGCAGATACGGCAGAGGAATTTCGATATACTTAACTTCCCGAGCTTTACCGGTGGTGGACAGGACCTTACCATAAGGGGGGAGATAGGCAGCACCAGGACCAATTATCTCCTTAGCTGGACGGACCCGTGGATATTCGATCTTCC harbors:
- the bamA gene encoding outer membrane protein assembly factor BamA, yielding MKKMFAAILVVLSFLVAFCLPSAELAQAQTGSAKKISDIKIKGNKAVSTATIMNKLKIKPGDAFEELALNNEIKRLYATGFFSDVFVETDDREEGVLVIFTVMEKPTISGIKFSGNGRIAAAKLMKKIQVKEGDLLDFNMLGQDVINIRTNYTEQGYSNAQVDYRIETDPDTGAAVVVFVIDEGMPFKIRKIGFEGNKSVKTSELLSYMSTKTAWWFIRKGAFDEDVFKEDQERIQSVYRSKGFLDAKVTSRVEYSEDGKSIYLTVIVDEGKQYYVGDLKLVGTLAFPEEDVMATLKMKPGDAFDYKLIKEDMDNIRAFYFDRGYMNAEVDLQNKYNPVTDKMDLIYKITAHEEVYVGKVNVLGNTKTRDKVIRRELRVYPGEMYNGERLKTSKERIYNLGFFEDVYLETVPTDKSNVKDLDITVKETKTGELSFGGGFSSVDAFIGFAQIRQRNFDILNFPSFTGGGQDLTIRGEIGSTRTNYLLSWTDPWIFDLPYLFGFDLYRTEYDKSGLSGYDYYERRTGGSLRLGKDITDNLATGLVYNLEEVKLTDIPDDASADLQAEAGTNTLSRVTWNLTYDTRDNKFSPTKGIVTGMSLENVGGFIGGDKDFVKGTVFLTYYRTIIEEVVLELKGRGGMAEPYDDTDKIPIYERFFAGGATTIRGYKQRSVGPRDSRDGAIAIGGDSMVIGNAELAFPLYKQLLRGAVFYDVGAVHTKAEDIFETSGYVMGAGVGVRVKTPIGPVKLDYGYPLSDNHDDKKEGQFYFSVSHGF